The DNA window AATCATAAAAAAAAGAACTTCCTATAATGGAGATACATACAACAGCACTAATTACAATGCTTATTGTCTTTTTGCTTTTCCTTGATAATCTTTTTTCCACAGCTACTTTCGCTCCCTCCTTGCATTGCATATTATCCTCATTATATAAATAATCAGCAGCTTGCCTTTTGCCAGGTATTAAGCGGTTTTGAGGTTATAATACCATGTTTTCTGAAATTAAGAAAGACATAACTTCCCCTTGACGGAAAGCTATGTCTTTCTGGTCTGGGTGACAAGATTTGAACTTGCGACCTCCAGAACCCCATTCTGGCGCGCTACCATCTGCGCCACACCCAGATATTTTTTCGAGAACATTTATTATTATAATTCAGCAAATGCAATAAATCAAGTGATTTTCTAGATATATTATAAGGCTTTTTAAAAATAATAGCGCAGGCACTTATTTCCATGCTTTTATGATATACTTAAAGTACGTTGATAAATAATAAGTTAGGAGGAATTCTATGATTGATGATATATGCTTGGGCAACATAATGATTGATTGTGATGACCAAGAAAAGTTATGTGAATTCTACTATAAATTGCTTGGCTGGGAAAAGCGCACAATGTTCGGCCGTCCTGCACTATGCAGCAGTAGTGGAATCATATTTCTGTTTATAGAAGAAGAATCCTACAGCCCTCCCATATGGCCTGAGGAAAACGATAGACAGCAAAAACAGATGCATTTTGATTTCCAGGTTCCGGATGTGGTTTCAGCAGTTGAATATGCATTGTCCCTTGGTGCAACTAAAGCATTGTCTCAGTTTGGAGGCAATGAATTTGTGACTATGATAGATCCTGCCGGACATCCATTTTGCCTCTGCGCCAAAGATAACATGCCATGATTCAAGTTAAGAATACTTATAATCAGATTAAATTTATAGGAGGCTGATACCTCGCCAAAAGATGTAAATATAATACTTCGAAATGATGAAATATACAATATTGATGAAAGTAAAGCTTTAGAATTTAACAAAGGCTTTGCTTATAAAAAACTAGAAAGTGATTTGCCTTCACGAAATGAGATTTAGACAATTGGCTGGAACGAGAAGTTCGAGAAAAATAACAAGGTCTTAATGATTTAATCAATAAGGCCTACTTTCTTCCACATATTCACTGATTATTTTATCCAAAATCGGTTTTCCGGTTTTAATTTCATTTTCACTTATTGAAATTCCTTTGCTCTCTACAAGCATCTTGCGAAGAAATAAAAGCAATTTATAAAAAAAAGATTTCATATCAACACACCTCATATTAAATAATACAGGTGTCAATATAAAATCTAATTATGTTCTTGTTAAGATTATGTAAATTATATCCACTTGCAATTGTCCATTCCGGCGCCAATTTCAAAATGATACTTTACAATACCCAAATCCATTTTAGAGTAAAAGCCCCCAGTTTCTTCTGCTTTTATGGTATTGCCTTTAAGTGTAAATAAAAATTTTTGCTGGTTTACAGCTGTAGGCGCCAGCATTGCTGCCTTCATACCGGATAAAAACCAATCAGGCATAGGACCCTCAACTTTGCAAAGCTTTTCTAATGGTTTATTCTTATGGGGCTTGCCTTTATTTTCGCCGTAGCCTATAGAAATTACACCGCGTAAGATTTCTCCCGGGTTAACTTCACATGCACATTTGCTTTTACTGTATGTGGCTCCTACCCAGCAGGTATCAAGTCCCATCATAAAAGATTTTAAGACTATTCTTTCTCCGTAATATCCCAATTTCTCATCCAAGTCTTTATCCTTTTTGCCCACTAAAGCTATATAATTTTTAACATTTACGAATTTCCCGTAATGGGCCAATACTCCGCTGAAGGCTTTTGGTTCATTTGTTACAAGCTGCAGGTTTAAGCCGCTTTCTTCATTGCATTTTTTAATCTCTAAAAGAAGCTCTGCAACTATTTCATCGGGGATTCTTTTGTCTAAGTAGCTTCGCACAGAGTGACGGTTATTTATAGCTTCATAAATATCCATTTTACCTTCCTCCTTTAATTAATTGGATAGATATATTAACACTTTATTACAATTCCCAGGATTTTTGCTCGCGGGTGACGACTTCTTCATTTTCATGAAGCTCTATGGTCTTCTCCCTCAGCATAAGCTCTGTTACTGCATATTTTGGGTTTTTGTCCTGAAAAAGAACTTCATAGAGCTTTTCTGTAATGGGCATTTCTACCTGATATCTCTTGGAAAGCTCATAGGCAGCCTTTGTGGTTTTAACGCCCTCTACCACCATTTTTACTTCTGTTAATGCTTCATTTACACTCTTCCCCTGGCCTATCAATATGCCGGCACGCCTGTTTCTGCTGTGCATGCTGGTGCAGGTAACAATTAAATCCCCTATGCCCGAAAGCCCGGAGAAGGTGAAAGTGTCCGCTCCCATAGCTACTCCTAACCTTGTCATTTCAGCAAGCCCTCTTGTCATCAATGCGGCCTTTGTATTGTCGCCGTACCCTAATCCGTCGGATATGCCGGCTGCCAGTGCTATTATGTTCTTTATTGCACCCCCCAATTCCACTCCTGTAATATCCGGGTTGGTATATACCCTGAATTTAGGTGTCATAAAAATATCCTGAACGTATTCGGCAACAGTCCTCTTCCTTGAAGATACCACTACCGTTGTAGGGATATCCCTTGATACCTCTTCGGCGTGGCTGGGGCCTGAAAGTACGCATACATCATTAATTCCCGTTTCTTCTTCAATAACTTGAGACATCCTTAAATATGTATCGTTCTCAATGCCCTTGGCAATACTTACGATTTTTTGACCATCATTTAAGCTCCCTTTTATATTTTTGCATATCTCCCTTATGGCATGGGAAGGTACTCCCAGAACAATTAAATCGGTATCTTTTATGCATTCAATTATGTCCGGATAAACTTCCACATTCTGTGGTATGATTACACCCGGAAGATATTTGATATTTTCCCTTGCTTTTTTTATATCATTTAAAAGGCCGTCATTCCTGTCCCAGATGGATACTCTTAAGCCCTTCTTTGCAAGAAGGATGGAAAGTGCGGTGCCCCAGCTTCCGGCACCGATTACCGATACTTTACTCATTTACAATACCTCCTATTCACCTTCATTTCTGGCTCTGTAGATAAACCTTACAGGAGTGCCTTCTAATCCAAACCTTTCCCTCAGTTGATTTTCCAGATATCTTTCGTAGGAAAAATGCATTATCTCAGGGTCATTAACAAATAGAATAAAGGTTGGGGGCTTTGTCGAAGCTTGAGTGGCATAAAAAATTTTAAGCCTCTTCCCTTTCCCCATGGGCGCCTGATTCATCATAACAGCATCGGATATAATATCATTCAATACCCCCGTTGAAATCCTCATGGCATTCTGATTGGCAGTGAATTTTATAAGCTCGATGACTTTCTCAACCCTCTGGCCGGTTTTGGCAGATATGAAAATCACAGGAGCATAGGTCATAAAGCTTAAATCCGCCCTTATTTTATTTCTGAATTCATTCATGGTTTTGTCATCTTTCTCGATTAAGTCCCACTTATTAACTACTATAACAATTCCCTTTCCTGCTTCATGAGCAAGACCGGCAATCTTTGAATCCTGTTCAGTTACACCTTCATTGGCATCAATCATAATTAGGCACACATCAGATCTCTCTATGGCAGTAAGAGACCTTATAACGCTGTATCTTTCCACTTCTTCATTGACCTTGCTTTTTCTTCTTATACCTGCTGTGTCAATCAATATGAATTTATCGCCTTTATATTCAAAGGGAGTATCTATGGCGTCCCTGGTGGTGCCGGGTATATCGCTTACGATAACCCTTTCTTCCTTGACCAGCTTGTTTATAAGGGAAGATTTTCCCACGTTGGGTTTACCCACTATGGCAACCTTTGTGACATCATCCTCTTCCTCATCTTCTTCAATATTTTTAAAATGAGCAACTATCTCATCCAATAAATCTCCCATGCCTAATCCCAAGGATGAAGAAATCCCCATGGGCTCTCCAATTCCTA is part of the Oxobacter pfennigii genome and encodes:
- a CDS encoding VOC family protein codes for the protein MIDDICLGNIMIDCDDQEKLCEFYYKLLGWEKRTMFGRPALCSSSGIIFLFIEEESYSPPIWPEENDRQQKQMHFDFQVPDVVSAVEYALSLGATKALSQFGGNEFVTMIDPAGHPFCLCAKDNMP
- a CDS encoding nitroreductase family protein codes for the protein MDIYEAINNRHSVRSYLDKRIPDEIVAELLLEIKKCNEESGLNLQLVTNEPKAFSGVLAHYGKFVNVKNYIALVGKKDKDLDEKLGYYGERIVLKSFMMGLDTCWVGATYSKSKCACEVNPGEILRGVISIGYGENKGKPHKNKPLEKLCKVEGPMPDWFLSGMKAAMLAPTAVNQQKFLFTLKGNTIKAEETGGFYSKMDLGIVKYHFEIGAGMDNCKWI
- a CDS encoding NAD(P)H-dependent glycerol-3-phosphate dehydrogenase, whose translation is MSKVSVIGAGSWGTALSILLAKKGLRVSIWDRNDGLLNDIKKARENIKYLPGVIIPQNVEVYPDIIECIKDTDLIVLGVPSHAIREICKNIKGSLNDGQKIVSIAKGIENDTYLRMSQVIEEETGINDVCVLSGPSHAEEVSRDIPTTVVVSSRKRTVAEYVQDIFMTPKFRVYTNPDITGVELGGAIKNIIALAAGISDGLGYGDNTKAALMTRGLAEMTRLGVAMGADTFTFSGLSGIGDLIVTCTSMHSRNRRAGILIGQGKSVNEALTEVKMVVEGVKTTKAAYELSKRYQVEMPITEKLYEVLFQDKNPKYAVTELMLREKTIELHENEEVVTREQKSWEL
- the der gene encoding ribosome biogenesis GTPase Der, producing the protein MMKPIVAVVGRPNVGKSTLFNRLTGKRIAIVEDKPGVTRDRIYSEAEWLNHKFIIIDTGGIEPYSEDIILSQMRRQAQIAIETANVIVFMTDGKEGITHADQEVAEMLRKTNKPVVLAVNKIDDPTKFNNVYEFFNLGIGEPMGISSSLGLGMGDLLDEIVAHFKNIEEDEEEDDVTKVAIVGKPNVGKSSLINKLVKEERVIVSDIPGTTRDAIDTPFEYKGDKFILIDTAGIRRKSKVNEEVERYSVIRSLTAIERSDVCLIMIDANEGVTEQDSKIAGLAHEAGKGIVIVVNKWDLIEKDDKTMNEFRNKIRADLSFMTYAPVIFISAKTGQRVEKVIELIKFTANQNAMRISTGVLNDIISDAVMMNQAPMGKGKRLKIFYATQASTKPPTFILFVNDPEIMHFSYERYLENQLRERFGLEGTPVRFIYRARNEGE